Proteins encoded within one genomic window of Halodesulfurarchaeum formicicum:
- a CDS encoding cyclic 2,3-diphosphoglycerate synthase, with protein MTRRTVIMGAAGRDFHDFNVCFRDDPDREVVAFTRAPNQNVGELPDGPERVYPARLAGEGHPDGIPIVPEADLESVIESRNVDEVVFSYSDVSHEHVMNQASRALAAGADFHVVGQSMMLQAEVPVIAVDAVRTGCGKSSVARKLADILGESVDVAVVREPMPYGDAFESVSRFEALADLDAAGVTIEEREEYEHHLAAGHVVFAGVDYGAVLDQAQAEADVIVWDGGNNELPFFEPDLHVVLADPLRPGHEIRYHPGETNLRLADYLLINKENSARAADIQTVVENAIDRNPDVEIIHADSVVTVPDPTRIEGQRVLAVEDGPTVTHGGAASGAALIAAEQFGAAEIVDPRPGAVGSIARVFERYDHLGPVLPAMGYSPAQIADLEQTIANVDCDLILAGTPIDLGRLLDVDVPIVNVRYDVEERGTPTLRSMVESHAEEIGL; from the coding sequence ATGACACGACGGACAGTCATCATGGGCGCGGCCGGGCGGGACTTTCATGACTTCAACGTCTGCTTTCGGGACGACCCGGATCGGGAAGTCGTGGCCTTCACCCGGGCTCCAAATCAGAACGTCGGCGAACTCCCGGACGGTCCAGAACGAGTCTATCCCGCCAGGCTCGCCGGCGAGGGTCATCCGGACGGCATCCCGATCGTTCCCGAAGCCGACCTCGAATCGGTCATCGAGTCACGAAACGTCGACGAAGTCGTCTTCTCTTACTCGGATGTCTCCCACGAACACGTCATGAATCAGGCCTCGCGGGCGCTCGCGGCCGGTGCTGACTTTCACGTGGTCGGCCAGTCGATGATGCTCCAGGCTGAAGTGCCGGTCATCGCCGTCGATGCGGTTCGCACCGGCTGTGGGAAATCCAGTGTCGCCCGGAAACTCGCGGACATACTGGGCGAATCCGTCGACGTGGCAGTTGTCCGCGAGCCGATGCCCTACGGTGACGCGTTCGAGTCCGTCTCTCGGTTCGAAGCATTGGCGGATCTCGACGCTGCGGGTGTCACCATTGAAGAGCGCGAGGAGTACGAACACCACCTGGCTGCGGGCCACGTGGTCTTCGCGGGCGTGGATTACGGGGCCGTGCTCGACCAGGCCCAGGCCGAAGCCGACGTGATCGTCTGGGACGGCGGTAACAACGAGTTGCCCTTCTTCGAACCGGACCTCCACGTCGTCCTCGCCGACCCGCTTCGGCCCGGCCACGAGATCCGGTATCACCCCGGCGAGACGAACCTCCGGCTTGCCGATTACCTGCTCATCAACAAGGAGAACTCCGCGCGAGCGGCGGACATCCAGACCGTGGTCGAGAACGCCATCGACCGAAATCCGGACGTCGAGATCATCCACGCCGACTCGGTGGTCACGGTACCCGATCCGACCCGTATCGAGGGCCAACGAGTCCTCGCGGTCGAGGACGGCCCAACGGTCACTCATGGCGGCGCAGCCTCGGGCGCTGCACTGATCGCCGCCGAGCAGTTCGGCGCGGCCGAAATCGTCGATCCGCGTCCGGGGGCCGTCGGCTCGATCGCACGGGTGTTCGAACGCTACGATCACCTGGGGCCCGTGCTCCCCGCGATGGGGTACTCGCCGGCACAGATCGCGGATCTAGAACAGACGATCGCGAACGTGGACTGTGATCTGATCCTGGCCGGGACACCGATCGATCTCGGTCGTCTCCTGGACGTGGATGTGCCGATCGTCAACGTCCGATACGACGTCGAGGAACGTGGGACCCCGACGTTACGGTCGATGGTCGAATCCCACGCCGAGGAGATCGGCCTGTAA
- a CDS encoding transporter substrate-binding domain-containing protein has translation MTQQNRFDRRDFLKATGVAGTLTLTGLAGCSGNGEDGSGTTTAESMEIVAGTAPGFPPFEEKDGGDLVGFDIDLLEAVVEATDYELAGWDEYEFGSLSPALQNDKIDVIAAAMTINDERDESIDFSDPYYDANQAILVANDSGFSPSEMADLEGQTLGAQKGTTGESVVQDTLIPDGIVSEDQYNSYDNYVFAVEDLVNGNIDAVVLDTPVADSFVAEREVSVAFTYETGEQYGFGVREGDSELQTALNDGLATVREDGTYEDLVAKWFK, from the coding sequence ATGACGCAGCAAAACCGTTTCGACCGGCGTGATTTCCTCAAGGCCACCGGTGTGGCTGGCACCCTGACACTCACGGGGCTTGCCGGCTGTTCGGGGAACGGCGAGGACGGATCGGGAACGACGACGGCAGAATCGATGGAGATCGTCGCGGGCACGGCTCCTGGCTTCCCGCCCTTCGAGGAGAAAGACGGCGGGGACCTGGTCGGCTTCGACATCGACCTGCTCGAAGCAGTCGTCGAGGCGACCGACTACGAACTCGCCGGCTGGGACGAGTACGAGTTCGGCTCGCTCTCCCCGGCCCTGCAGAACGACAAGATCGACGTGATCGCCGCCGCGATGACGATCAACGACGAGCGGGACGAGAGCATCGACTTCTCGGACCCGTACTACGACGCCAACCAGGCCATCCTCGTGGCCAACGATTCGGGCTTTTCGCCGTCTGAAATGGCCGATCTCGAGGGCCAAACGCTTGGCGCCCAGAAGGGGACGACCGGCGAATCCGTCGTTCAGGACACGCTTATTCCGGACGGGATCGTCTCCGAGGACCAGTACAACAGCTATGATAACTACGTCTTTGCCGTCGAGGACCTGGTCAACGGGAACATCGACGCCGTCGTGCTCGACACGCCGGTGGCCGACTCCTTCGTCGCCGAGCGGGAGGTCTCCGTGGCGTTCACCTACGAGACGGGTGAACAGTACGGATTCGGCGTGCGAGAGGGTGACAGCGAGCTTCAGACCGCACTGAACGACGGCCTGGCGACGGTCCGGGAGGACGGCACCTACGAGGACCTCGTCGCCAAGTGGTTCAAGTAG
- the argF gene encoding ornithine carbamoyltransferase → MKDVLDIDDLSEAEITELYDLTDELKADPDAFGDALENESLVMLFAKPSTRTRISFESGMTELGGHAIHFAEESSQISRGESLLDTATVLSRYAGGIMARLFDHETLLELAAGADVPVINGLTDKLHPCQALADGYTLREKGLLDGPLAYVGDGNNVAHSLMQLCATLDIPCRIATPDGYEPDADIQERVADADVLVTNDPVEAVQGARAVYTDVFVSMGEDDSKRADFEGFQVTEELMAETDDAAFMHCLPAHRGEEVSAAVMDGPNSIVYDQAENRKHVQKAILETVYE, encoded by the coding sequence ATGAAAGACGTACTCGACATCGACGACCTCAGCGAAGCGGAGATCACCGAGTTATACGACCTCACCGACGAACTCAAAGCCGATCCCGACGCCTTCGGCGACGCCCTGGAAAACGAGAGCCTGGTGATGCTCTTTGCGAAACCCTCGACGCGAACCCGGATCTCCTTCGAGTCGGGCATGACCGAACTCGGTGGCCACGCGATTCACTTCGCCGAGGAGTCCTCACAGATCTCGCGGGGCGAATCGCTTTTGGACACCGCGACAGTCCTCTCCCGGTATGCGGGCGGGATCATGGCCCGGCTCTTCGATCACGAAACCCTGCTGGAACTCGCGGCCGGAGCCGACGTCCCGGTCATCAACGGACTGACGGACAAACTCCACCCCTGCCAGGCACTCGCCGATGGGTACACACTCCGGGAGAAGGGGCTCCTGGACGGCCCGCTCGCGTACGTCGGCGACGGAAACAACGTCGCCCACTCGCTCATGCAACTCTGTGCGACCCTCGACATTCCCTGTCGGATCGCCACGCCGGACGGGTACGAACCCGACGCGGACATTCAGGAACGTGTCGCCGACGCCGACGTGCTCGTGACGAACGACCCCGTCGAGGCGGTCCAGGGAGCACGCGCGGTCTACACCGACGTGTTCGTGAGCATGGGCGAGGACGATTCGAAACGAGCCGACTTCGAGGGCTTCCAGGTCACCGAGGAACTGATGGCCGAAACCGACGACGCCGCGTTCATGCACTGTCTCCCGGCCCACCGCGGCGAGGAAGTGTCCGCAGCGGTGATGGACGGCCCGAATTCTATCGTCTACGACCAGGCCGAGAACCGCAAGCACGTCCAGAAGGCGATCCTGGAGACAGTTTACGAGTAG